A genomic window from Massilia sp. METH4 includes:
- a CDS encoding Rne/Rng family ribonuclease gives MKRMLFNATQQEELRVAIVDGQKLIDIDIETAGREQRKSNIYKGVITRIEPSLEACFVSYGEDRHGFLPFKEVARSYFREGIDVRNATIKDALREGQEIVVQVEKEERGNKGAALTSFISLAGRYLVLMPNNPRGGGVSRRVEGEERQELRETMDKLDLPQGMSVIARTAGIGRTVEELQWDLNYLMQLWRAIEGASKAASGAFLIYQESSLVIRAIRDYFQPDIGEILIDTDEIYEQAHQFMSHVMPDMVHRVKRYSDDVPLFSRFQIEHQIETAYSRTVPLPSGGAIVIDHTEALVSVDVNSARATRGSDIETTAFHTNCEAAEEVARQLRLRDLGGLIVIDFIDMEVSKNQREVEQRLKDALHHDRARVQMGKISRFGLMELSRQRLRPSLSEGSHVTCPRCSGTGHIRDTDSSALQVLRIIQEEAMKENSAAIHVQVPVDVAAFLLNEKRGEVLKIENRHRITVILVPNKHLDTPHYKLERIKHDDPRLEDVAASYTMAEQAETDMSFAKRQKEEQKPRQEAVVKTITPSQPAPMVDRTPAPAPVQPAAPAPVAAPAPAEKGFFAKLVSFFTGKTEEPAPPAAPAIVTKPAAAAPAERADKNARAPRARPPRGPKEPREEAVKPAAEARPARPPRPPREPREKLEKGVEKGLEKSVDKAETAEAAVTPRPERAERPERAERAQREPREARPPREPREPKAQPAEAKAEELALAAAGVGPVGTGTAAAPVAPATEAPGLVKSTGNTGPEGDELEAGEGGDEPRRRRRRGGRNRNRREREGAEGEVMEAGDEFAAAEGDAIKSVTATVVAEDAEAGAREAAAAPVEAPKAPAQPEPVAAAAAAIEAVEHAPAVEPAQRTAAAEVAPAAAEAVQPAQAAETLPVEAEPVAIEPAEAEIVQAPAAEPLPPVTAQAAPAEVVAQQAPAAAAPAPVAIEPAEAEIVQAPAAEPLPPAAPHAPAQETPATAPAAAADVLPVVETAVVVPAAAEIATVEAVSAEAVATQPIPVAAPAAQPAPAPAPAAQPAPAPAPAPAATDLQAVLAAAGLQMAATDPAKLRAAQEAAAHAEPPVRVRRTRKPAPPVSDEPLVQVDTRR, from the coding sequence ATGAAACGCATGTTGTTCAACGCTACGCAGCAGGAAGAGCTGCGCGTAGCCATTGTCGATGGACAGAAACTGATCGACATCGACATCGAAACCGCCGGACGCGAGCAACGCAAGTCCAATATCTACAAAGGCGTCATCACCCGCATCGAACCGTCGCTCGAAGCCTGCTTCGTCAGCTATGGCGAAGACCGCCACGGTTTCCTGCCGTTCAAGGAAGTGGCCCGCAGCTATTTCCGTGAAGGCATCGACGTACGCAACGCCACCATCAAGGATGCGCTGCGCGAAGGCCAGGAAATCGTCGTCCAGGTGGAAAAGGAAGAGCGCGGCAACAAGGGCGCGGCGCTGACCTCGTTCATCTCGCTGGCCGGCCGCTACCTGGTGCTGATGCCGAATAACCCGCGCGGCGGCGGCGTCTCGCGCCGTGTCGAAGGCGAGGAACGCCAGGAACTGCGCGAAACGATGGACAAGCTGGACTTGCCGCAGGGCATGTCCGTGATCGCCCGCACCGCCGGCATCGGCCGCACCGTGGAAGAGCTGCAGTGGGACTTGAACTACCTGATGCAGCTGTGGCGTGCCATCGAAGGCGCGTCCAAGGCCGCCTCCGGCGCCTTCCTGATCTACCAGGAATCGTCGCTCGTGATCCGCGCGATCCGCGACTACTTCCAGCCGGATATCGGCGAGATCCTGATCGATACGGACGAGATCTACGAACAAGCGCACCAGTTCATGAGCCACGTGATGCCCGACATGGTGCACCGCGTGAAGCGCTACAGCGATGACGTGCCGCTGTTCTCCCGGTTCCAGATCGAACACCAGATCGAAACGGCCTACAGCCGCACGGTGCCCCTGCCTTCCGGCGGCGCCATCGTGATCGACCACACCGAAGCGCTGGTTTCCGTGGACGTCAACTCGGCCCGCGCCACCCGCGGTTCCGACATCGAAACCACCGCCTTCCACACCAACTGCGAAGCGGCCGAGGAAGTGGCCCGCCAGCTGCGCCTGCGCGACCTGGGCGGCCTGATCGTGATCGACTTCATCGACATGGAAGTGTCGAAGAACCAGCGCGAAGTGGAACAGCGCCTGAAGGACGCGCTGCACCATGACCGTGCACGCGTGCAGATGGGCAAGATCTCCCGCTTCGGCCTGATGGAACTGTCGCGCCAGCGCCTGCGCCCATCGCTGTCCGAAGGCTCGCACGTGACTTGCCCGCGCTGCTCTGGCACCGGCCATATCCGTGATACCGACTCGTCCGCCCTGCAGGTGCTGCGCATCATCCAGGAAGAGGCGATGAAGGAAAACAGCGCCGCCATCCACGTGCAGGTGCCGGTCGACGTGGCCGCCTTCCTGCTCAACGAGAAGCGCGGCGAGGTGCTCAAGATCGAGAACCGCCACCGCATCACCGTGATCCTGGTGCCGAACAAGCACCTGGACACGCCGCACTACAAGCTCGAGCGCATCAAGCACGACGATCCGCGCCTGGAAGACGTGGCCGCCAGCTACACGATGGCCGAGCAGGCCGAGACGGACATGTCGTTCGCCAAGCGCCAGAAGGAAGAGCAGAAGCCGCGCCAGGAAGCCGTCGTCAAGACGATCACGCCGAGCCAGCCGGCCCCGATGGTGGACCGCACCCCGGCGCCCGCGCCGGTACAGCCGGCCGCACCGGCACCGGTGGCCGCCCCGGCACCGGCCGAAAAAGGTTTCTTCGCCAAGCTGGTCTCCTTCTTCACCGGCAAGACCGAGGAACCGGCTCCGCCGGCCGCCCCGGCCATCGTGACGAAGCCGGCCGCCGCCGCACCGGCCGAGCGCGCCGACAAGAACGCCCGTGCACCGCGCGCCCGTCCGCCACGCGGTCCCAAGGAACCACGCGAGGAGGCCGTGAAACCGGCTGCGGAAGCCCGCCCGGCCCGTCCGCCGCGCCCACCGCGCGAACCGCGTGAAAAATTGGAAAAAGGCGTGGAAAAAGGCCTGGAGAAATCCGTGGACAAGGCCGAGACCGCCGAAGCTGCCGTGACGCCGCGCCCCGAACGCGCGGAACGCCCGGAACGGGCCGAGCGAGCGCAGCGCGAACCGCGCGAAGCCCGCCCGCCGCGCGAGCCGCGCGAACCGAAAGCCCAGCCGGCCGAAGCGAAAGCCGAGGAACTGGCGCTGGCCGCGGCCGGCGTCGGCCCGGTCGGCACCGGCACGGCGGCGGCTCCTGTTGCGCCCGCCACCGAAGCTCCCGGCCTGGTGAAATCGACCGGCAACACGGGACCGGAAGGCGATGAGCTGGAAGCGGGTGAAGGCGGCGACGAACCGCGCCGCCGCCGCCGTCGTGGCGGCCGCAACCGTAATCGCCGCGAGCGTGAAGGCGCCGAAGGCGAAGTGATGGAGGCAGGCGACGAGTTCGCCGCTGCCGAGGGCGACGCCATCAAGTCCGTCACCGCCACCGTCGTGGCCGAGGATGCCGAAGCCGGCGCCCGCGAAGCAGCGGCCGCACCGGTCGAAGCGCCGAAGGCGCCGGCCCAGCCGGAGCCGGTGGCTGCCGCCGCTGCCGCGATCGAGGCTGTCGAGCATGCCCCTGCCGTGGAACCGGCCCAGCGCACGGCTGCGGCCGAGGTGGCTCCGGCGGCCGCGGAAGCGGTGCAGCCGGCCCAGGCTGCCGAAACCCTGCCTGTCGAGGCGGAACCTGTGGCGATCGAACCGGCCGAAGCGGAAATCGTCCAGGCACCGGCCGCCGAACCGCTGCCGCCCGTAACTGCGCAAGCGGCCCCGGCGGAAGTGGTGGCTCAGCAGGCACCCGCTGCCGCAGCGCCGGCCCCCGTCGCCATCGAACCGGCCGAAGCGGAAATCGTGCAGGCTCCGGCCGCCGAACCGCTGCCGCCGGCCGCCCCCCACGCACCGGCCCAGGAAACGCCGGCCACCGCGCCCGCCGCCGCCGCCGATGTGTTGCCGGTCGTGGAAACCGCGGTCGTCGTGCCGGCCGCCGCCGAGATTGCAACGGTAGAGGCGGTTTCCGCCGAAGCCGTGGCAACCCAGCCGATACCGGTCGCCGCGCCGGCCGCGCAGCCTGCTCCTGCTCCTGCCCCGGCCGCGCAGCCTGCTCCTGCTCCTGCTCCTGCCCCGGCAGCGACAGACCTGCAGGCGGTCCTGGCGGCTGCAGGCCTGCAGATGGCCGCGACCGATCCGGCCAAGCTGCGGGCCGCCCAGGAAGCGGCGGCACACGCAGAGCCGCCGGTCCGGGTACGCCGCACCCGCAAGCCCGCCCCGCCAGTCTCCGACGAGCCGCTGGTGCAGGTGGATACCCGACGCTGA
- a CDS encoding glycosyltransferase, producing the protein MGKSAEEFRLDLQAAGIGDGKHAFTFQIPISFYDGKPHAFSVQASCEGQLFQLNRNPITLCLSKDSLIHGDFGIDADGLLQGWVIDRASPSRTVSVDVEAEDAGHVTLEAILYRPDLLAMGNGSGKHGFQMVLPGEWYDRERLTIRVRESTTGQELGHGPAVLHTEASYFRQAQNDGAPAVAANVRRDGPVISILMPVYNPPPVFLEAAIHSVRAQSYSRWQLCIADDASPDPAIRKILEKHAAHDDRVRVVFREKNGHICRSSNSALALASGEFIALLDHDDLLHRDALLEVANVITQNPDVGMIFSDEDKCNENGLRYAPYRKAGWDPELLLGQNCISHLGVFRTEIVRTLGGFRPGYEGSQDYDLALRVSRALTSAQIKHIPRVLYHWRAIPGSTALANSEKSYAVVAMHKALRDHLRAIGSAAACEPAVQGVFCRVVWPLPVPPPSITVLMPFARTDPGVRKVIDAISALQWPRMQILAGNIEDADALENIESRREKYIQALLPAAKGDVCIWLEHALPAGSTEAWLRELASQALRTEIALVGAKLLDSRLKVAAAGISYDDPADPAGYRQLYQGLAIADASIGGGAGLCRTVQAITANTFAIRRSRLLSLLADPWVAPGAPFMTELSLRAEKRKWRTLLTPFAMSIITRALGDSTEKSAPATGKASMPEQ; encoded by the coding sequence ATGGGCAAATCGGCCGAGGAATTCCGCCTCGACCTGCAGGCAGCGGGAATCGGCGACGGAAAACACGCTTTCACGTTCCAGATTCCCATCAGCTTCTACGATGGGAAACCGCATGCTTTCAGCGTGCAAGCTTCCTGCGAAGGCCAACTGTTCCAGCTCAACCGGAATCCGATAACACTTTGCTTGTCGAAAGATTCCCTGATCCATGGGGATTTCGGCATTGACGCCGACGGCTTGCTGCAGGGCTGGGTAATCGATAGAGCCAGTCCATCACGCACCGTTTCCGTCGATGTCGAAGCGGAAGATGCAGGGCATGTCACGCTGGAGGCCATCCTGTACCGCCCGGACCTGCTCGCAATGGGGAATGGCTCCGGCAAGCACGGTTTTCAAATGGTGTTGCCAGGCGAATGGTACGATCGCGAGCGACTGACTATTCGCGTCCGGGAATCGACCACCGGACAGGAGCTTGGTCACGGCCCAGCGGTGCTCCATACGGAAGCCAGCTATTTCCGGCAGGCGCAGAATGATGGAGCGCCTGCCGTCGCGGCGAACGTTCGCCGCGACGGCCCTGTCATTTCAATCCTGATGCCTGTCTACAATCCCCCTCCGGTTTTTCTGGAGGCCGCGATCCATTCGGTGAGAGCGCAGTCGTATTCCCGTTGGCAGCTCTGCATTGCGGATGACGCATCACCTGATCCAGCGATCAGGAAAATCCTGGAAAAACACGCCGCACACGATGACCGCGTCCGGGTTGTTTTCCGCGAAAAGAACGGACACATCTGCAGGTCTTCGAATTCGGCTCTGGCGCTCGCGAGCGGGGAGTTCATTGCATTGCTGGATCACGATGATCTGCTGCATCGCGACGCCCTGCTCGAGGTAGCGAATGTCATTACGCAAAATCCCGACGTCGGCATGATTTTTTCGGACGAAGACAAATGCAACGAAAATGGCCTGCGTTATGCGCCCTATCGCAAGGCAGGATGGGATCCGGAGCTGCTCCTCGGGCAAAACTGTATCAGCCATCTTGGGGTGTTTCGCACGGAGATCGTGCGCACGCTTGGCGGGTTCCGCCCTGGTTACGAAGGGTCGCAGGATTACGACCTGGCGCTGCGCGTCAGCCGTGCGCTTACTTCCGCGCAGATCAAGCATATCCCCCGGGTTCTGTACCATTGGCGGGCAATTCCGGGCTCGACTGCGCTAGCCAATTCGGAGAAGAGCTACGCGGTGGTTGCCATGCACAAGGCGCTGCGTGACCACCTGCGCGCAATCGGCTCGGCTGCGGCATGCGAACCAGCCGTACAGGGCGTGTTCTGCCGCGTGGTTTGGCCGCTTCCCGTTCCACCGCCCTCCATCACCGTTCTCATGCCCTTTGCAAGGACCGATCCTGGCGTCCGGAAAGTCATCGACGCGATTTCGGCGCTTCAATGGCCGCGCATGCAAATACTTGCTGGCAACATCGAGGACGCCGATGCGCTGGAGAACATCGAATCACGCCGTGAAAAGTATATACAGGCATTGCTTCCCGCCGCAAAAGGCGATGTCTGTATCTGGCTGGAGCATGCACTACCTGCCGGCAGCACGGAAGCCTGGCTCAGGGAGCTTGCGTCCCAAGCCCTGCGCACGGAAATCGCCCTGGTCGGAGCGAAGCTGCTCGATTCGCGGTTGAAGGTTGCAGCGGCGGGCATCAGCTATGACGATCCGGCTGACCCTGCGGGATACAGGCAGCTTTACCAAGGGCTGGCAATCGCCGATGCCAGCATCGGAGGGGGTGCAGGTCTGTGCCGAACGGTCCAGGCGATAACGGCGAACACTTTTGCCATCCGCCGCAGCAGGCTGCTGAGTCTCCTGGCTGACCCTTGGGTGGCACCCGGAGCCCCTTTTATGACGGAGCTCAGCTTGCGCGCGGAGAAGCGCAAATGGCGCACCTTGCTCACACCGTTTGCAATGTCGATCATCACCCGGGCGCTAGGCGACAGCACGGAAAAAAGCGCCCCGGCAACGGGCAAGGCATCGATGCCGGAACAGTAG
- a CDS encoding HAD-IIIA family hydrolase — translation MARKQFDLIVFDWDGTLMDSTATIVKSIQSAARDLGLPIPSREAASHVIGLGLSEAMQRVLGPDVDPKYYPRMVERYRFHYLTKDHELTLFDGVPDLLADLSQEGYFLAVATGKSRVGLNRALDAAKLLSTFHATRCADETFSKPHPAMLQELTRELGQDLRRTVMIGDTTHDLMMAQNAGSAGIAVEYGAHPVDQLHACRPLFSARSVPELHQWLSANA, via the coding sequence ATGGCAAGAAAGCAATTTGACCTGATCGTCTTCGACTGGGACGGCACGCTGATGGACAGCACGGCAACGATCGTGAAGAGCATCCAGTCGGCTGCGCGCGACCTGGGCCTGCCGATTCCGTCCCGCGAGGCCGCTTCGCACGTCATCGGGCTGGGCCTTTCGGAAGCCATGCAGCGGGTACTGGGCCCGGATGTGGATCCGAAATACTATCCGCGCATGGTCGAGCGCTACCGCTTCCATTACCTGACGAAGGATCACGAGCTCACGCTGTTCGATGGCGTGCCGGATTTGCTGGCCGACCTGTCGCAGGAGGGTTACTTCCTCGCCGTGGCCACCGGCAAGAGCCGGGTGGGCTTGAACCGCGCGCTCGATGCGGCCAAGTTGCTGTCCACCTTCCACGCCACCCGCTGCGCGGACGAGACGTTCTCCAAGCCGCATCCGGCCATGCTGCAGGAATTGACGCGCGAACTGGGCCAGGACCTGCGCCGTACGGTGATGATCGGCGACACGACCCACGACCTGATGATGGCGCAGAACGCCGGTTCGGCGGGCATCGCTGTCGAATATGGCGCCCACCCGGTCGACCAGCTGCACGCCTGCCGTCCGCTGTTCTCGGCCAGGAGCGTGCCGGAGCTGCACCAGTGGCTCAGCGCGAACGCGTGA
- a CDS encoding Rieske 2Fe-2S domain-containing protein, with product MSTDILICAADAVPDGGKGVRFAVQAGGQPATAFVIRHGGKAYAYLNRCAHVPIELDWNEGEFFESSGLYLMCSTHGAVYIPSNGQCAGGPCRGGRLRPVALAEHNGNLYWQPDDYIRPPTTVL from the coding sequence GTGAGCACCGATATACTGATTTGCGCCGCCGACGCGGTGCCGGACGGCGGCAAGGGCGTGCGCTTCGCCGTGCAGGCTGGCGGCCAGCCGGCCACCGCCTTCGTCATCCGCCATGGCGGCAAGGCCTATGCTTACCTGAACCGGTGTGCGCACGTGCCGATCGAGCTCGACTGGAATGAAGGTGAGTTCTTCGAATCCAGCGGCCTGTACCTGATGTGCTCGACGCACGGCGCCGTGTATATTCCCAGCAACGGCCAATGCGCCGGCGGCCCCTGCCGCGGCGGCCGGCTCCGGCCGGTGGCGCTGGCCGAGCACAACGGCAACCTCTACTGGCAACCGGACGATTACATCCGCCCACCGACCACAGTTTTATGA
- a CDS encoding 16S rRNA pseudouridine(516) synthase — translation MSKLSLDRILQSQGFGTRKYCRALIEDGEVAVNGSVVDDYKASIETDGLVLTVFDEEWRYRERVYIALYKPAGYECSRKPSHHPAVLTLLPEQFTWRDVQPVGRLDHDTTGLLLISDDGPFIHAQSSPKRHVPKVYQATTAEPVTDALVEHLLTGVQLHDEPAPLAAQVCEKKGEHQLEIVLEQGKYHQVKRMLAAAGNHCSALHRSAIGGLQLADLGLKEGEWCYLEGEQLALLAPA, via the coding sequence ATGAGTAAATTATCGCTGGATCGCATTCTCCAATCCCAAGGTTTCGGCACCCGCAAGTACTGCCGCGCGCTGATCGAAGACGGCGAAGTGGCCGTCAACGGTAGTGTCGTCGACGATTACAAGGCGTCCATCGAAACGGACGGGCTGGTACTGACAGTGTTCGACGAGGAATGGCGTTACCGCGAGCGCGTCTACATCGCGCTGTACAAGCCCGCCGGGTACGAGTGCTCGCGCAAGCCCAGCCATCATCCCGCCGTGCTGACCCTGTTGCCGGAACAATTCACGTGGCGTGACGTGCAACCCGTCGGCCGCCTCGACCACGACACGACGGGCTTGCTGCTGATCTCCGACGACGGCCCCTTCATCCATGCCCAATCCTCGCCGAAGCGCCACGTGCCGAAGGTTTACCAGGCCACGACCGCGGAACCGGTCACGGACGCGCTGGTGGAGCACCTGCTCACGGGCGTGCAGCTGCACGACGAGCCGGCGCCACTCGCTGCGCAAGTCTGCGAAAAGAAGGGCGAGCACCAGCTCGAGATCGTGCTGGAGCAGGGCAAGTACCACCAGGTCAAGCGCATGCTTGCCGCCGCCGGCAATCACTGCAGCGCACTGCACCGGTCGGCCATCGGCGGGTTGCAGCTGGCCGACCTGGGGCTGAAGGAGGGGGAGTGGTGTTATCTGGAGGGGGAGCAGCTGGCGTTGCTGGCGCCGGCCTGA
- a CDS encoding S49 family peptidase gives MSNEIKDTPGSASPESPRTDVPPIKWEREVLEKLVFATIKEQRANRRWSIFYKIVMLLLVFFAIASYFEVDLLGGEGEVGRHTALIEIEGDIETEGSGAASVVIPALNKAFSDDGSVAVVLHINSPGGSPVQAGMIVDEIRRLRQGYPEKPLYVVVDEICASGGYYIASAADKIFVNKASIIGSIGVLMDGFGFTGAMEKLGVERRLLTAGANKGFMDPFSPQSEKQKQHAQEMLNEIHQQFIEVVRAGRGKRLQETPETFSGSFWTGARAIDMGLADELGSVDSVARDVVKAEDIIDYTQHEGLPERVLKKFGAAVGQGAVKAAVATGVPVIR, from the coding sequence ATGAGCAACGAAATCAAAGACACGCCGGGCAGCGCATCGCCCGAATCTCCCCGTACGGATGTGCCACCCATCAAGTGGGAGCGCGAAGTGCTGGAGAAGCTCGTGTTCGCCACGATCAAGGAACAGCGCGCCAACCGCCGCTGGAGCATCTTCTACAAGATCGTGATGCTGCTGCTGGTGTTCTTCGCGATCGCCAGCTATTTCGAGGTCGACCTGCTCGGCGGCGAAGGGGAAGTGGGCCGCCACACGGCGCTGATCGAGATCGAAGGCGATATCGAGACCGAAGGCAGTGGCGCGGCCTCGGTCGTCATTCCCGCCTTGAACAAGGCGTTCTCGGACGATGGCTCCGTCGCGGTGGTGCTGCACATCAACAGTCCCGGCGGCAGCCCGGTGCAGGCCGGCATGATCGTCGACGAGATCCGCCGGCTGCGCCAGGGCTACCCGGAAAAGCCGCTGTACGTGGTGGTCGATGAGATCTGTGCCTCGGGTGGCTATTACATCGCCTCGGCGGCGGACAAGATCTTTGTCAACAAGGCCAGCATCATCGGCTCGATCGGCGTATTGATGGATGGCTTCGGCTTCACCGGTGCGATGGAAAAGCTCGGCGTCGAGCGGCGCCTGCTCACGGCGGGCGCGAACAAGGGTTTCATGGACCCGTTCAGCCCTCAATCGGAAAAGCAGAAGCAGCATGCGCAGGAAATGCTCAACGAGATCCACCAGCAATTCATCGAGGTCGTGCGCGCAGGCCGCGGCAAGCGGTTGCAGGAAACGCCGGAAACGTTCTCCGGCTCGTTCTGGACTGGCGCCCGTGCAATCGACATGGGCCTGGCCGACGAACTGGGCAGCGTGGACAGCGTGGCGCGCGACGTCGTGAAAGCCGAAGACATCATCGACTACACCCAGCACGAAGGCTTGCCGGAGCGGGTGCTGAAGAAATTCGGCGCGGCGGTAGGGCAGGGTGCCGTCAAGGCCGCGGTGGCGACCGGCGTGCCGGTTATCCGATAA
- a CDS encoding NosD domain-containing protein: MMIFSLAAVAALSAPGAPACSPVTYAALTAPARANEKPFDLSCSVTLEKGDNIYRRLRLAGPSASRVLIDCNGGAIGYDGMVAELRRRGGAELSPFAVPTVKIVSLREGATWSPPVDIVIRRCTIYGATQIMGMEGSQLLSPSREKNFTSIAQKNAPGRITIADSALVSYWHVPLYIGAGANEVTLVHSEVKGVGDLGIYLDHESARNRIIGNTFTIRPKREMIAVDGSAYNVISGNRIQLSEHDGVYLYRNCGENGVVRHQTPSNNRVMDNTFVIPEGSKLQPVVVNSRSAAAKKQAYCHLDDGFPFGSSKDDNDNGVANTVENNRVITEAR, from the coding sequence ATGATGATCTTTTCTCTGGCGGCAGTTGCTGCGTTATCCGCGCCCGGAGCGCCGGCCTGTTCTCCCGTGACCTATGCCGCGCTGACCGCCCCCGCGCGGGCTAATGAAAAGCCTTTCGATTTGTCCTGCAGTGTCACCCTCGAAAAGGGAGACAATATCTATCGCCGGTTGCGCCTTGCAGGACCTTCGGCGTCGCGCGTCCTCATCGACTGCAACGGCGGTGCCATCGGTTACGACGGCATGGTTGCCGAGCTGCGCCGCCGGGGAGGGGCCGAGCTCTCTCCGTTTGCGGTGCCAACCGTTAAAATCGTGTCCTTGCGAGAGGGAGCGACATGGAGCCCCCCGGTCGACATAGTCATACGCCGGTGCACCATATATGGTGCGACGCAGATCATGGGAATGGAAGGTTCCCAGTTGCTTTCGCCATCCAGGGAAAAGAATTTCACCAGTATCGCCCAGAAGAATGCGCCAGGCAGGATTACCATCGCCGACAGCGCACTCGTTTCGTATTGGCATGTTCCGCTGTACATTGGAGCCGGTGCGAACGAAGTGACGTTAGTCCATTCCGAAGTGAAGGGTGTCGGGGACCTGGGCATATATCTGGATCATGAATCCGCCCGCAACCGCATCATCGGAAACACGTTCACGATACGGCCGAAGCGGGAAATGATCGCGGTCGATGGGTCGGCCTACAATGTCATCAGTGGCAATCGCATCCAGTTGAGCGAACACGACGGCGTGTATTTGTACAGGAACTGTGGAGAGAATGGCGTCGTCCGCCACCAGACACCAAGCAATAACCGGGTCATGGACAACACGTTCGTTATTCCCGAGGGATCAAAGCTGCAGCCCGTTGTCGTCAACTCCCGCTCCGCGGCAGCCAAAAAACAGGCGTATTGCCACCTCGACGATGGCTTCCCATTTGGCAGCAGCAAGGACGACAACGACAACGGCGTCGCGAATACGGTAGAGAATAACCGTGTCATCACGGAGGCACGCTGA
- a CDS encoding RluA family pseudouridine synthase: MKDLERFSGKTTQKGRQNSADASPQTVLPQAQFVTIGEEEAGQRIDNYLLRICKGVPKSHVYRILRSGEVRVNKGRIDQLYRLVAGDVVRIPPVRIAEKPDNAVPAAEFPVIFEDAHLLVVDKPAGVAVHGGSGVSFGVIEQLRASRPDAKFLELVHRLDRETSGLLLLAKKRSALTSLHEQMRDGETDKRYLALAVGDWKNKRQHVKLPLHKYTTGDGERRVAVQADGMASHTVFTLLKKYAEFALLEAELKTGRTHQIRVHLQSTGFPIAGDDKYGDFALNKALQKRPVPLKRMFLHAHQITFRHPDSGKIMTLNAPLAPECEKFLVSLGQPDNSALQ, translated from the coding sequence ATGAAGGACTTAGAGAGATTTTCTGGGAAGACAACCCAAAAGGGCCGGCAAAACAGCGCCGATGCTTCCCCCCAAACAGTCCTGCCACAAGCACAATTCGTGACGATCGGCGAAGAAGAGGCCGGACAGCGCATCGATAACTACCTGTTGCGTATTTGCAAAGGCGTGCCGAAGAGCCACGTCTACCGTATCCTGCGGTCGGGCGAAGTGCGCGTCAACAAGGGCCGCATCGACCAGCTGTACCGCCTGGTAGCGGGCGACGTGGTGCGCATTCCGCCGGTGCGGATCGCGGAGAAACCGGACAATGCAGTACCCGCCGCCGAATTTCCCGTCATTTTCGAGGATGCCCACCTGCTCGTGGTCGACAAGCCGGCCGGCGTGGCCGTGCACGGCGGCTCCGGCGTGTCCTTCGGCGTGATCGAGCAATTGCGCGCTTCCCGGCCCGATGCGAAGTTCCTGGAGCTGGTGCACCGGCTGGACCGGGAGACTTCCGGATTGCTGTTGCTCGCCAAGAAACGTTCGGCGCTGACCAGCCTGCACGAGCAGATGCGCGACGGCGAAACGGACAAGCGCTACCTGGCCCTGGCCGTGGGCGACTGGAAGAACAAGCGCCAACACGTCAAATTGCCGCTGCACAAGTACACGACGGGCGACGGTGAGCGGCGCGTGGCCGTGCAGGCCGACGGCATGGCCTCGCACACCGTCTTCACGCTGCTGAAGAAATATGCGGAATTTGCGCTGCTGGAGGCGGAACTGAAAACGGGCCGCACGCACCAGATTCGCGTGCACCTGCAGTCGACCGGGTTTCCGATCGCCGGCGACGACAAATATGGCGACTTCGCGCTGAACAAGGCCTTGCAGAAGCGGCCGGTGCCGCTCAAGCGCATGTTCCTGCACGCGCACCAGATCACGTTCCGCCATCCCGACAGCGGGAAAATCATGACCCTGAACGCCCCGCTTGCCCCCGAATGCGAAAAATTCTTGGTAAGCTTGGGCCAACCCGATAACTCTGCTCTGCAATAA